The window AAGCGCGTCAAAGCGGTTCTTCCTGGACCGTTTACCTTTCTTCGACTCGGCAAAGCCGTAGGCAGTCCTTTTGACACTATGTCGCTGCTTCCCGGGCTGCTCGACGTCTATTCCGAGATCATTCATCGTTTGAGTTCTGTCTGCGAGTGGATACAGCTCGATGAACCGGTGCTTGCCCTGAACCTTCCCCAGGAATTGGTTCCACAATTTCGTCAAGCCTACATGAACATCCTGCAGCAGGCACGTCCAGCCAAGGTGATGTTGTCCACCTATTTTGGTGCTATTTCCCATAATCGATCGTTTGTTTCGCAACTTGAAATTGATGCACTCCATCTGGATTGCGTACGAGCGCCTGAACAATTGGAATTCATGCTTCCCGAACTTGCCCCTCAAACGTGCCTTTCGCTTGGCGTTGTCGATGGGCGCAATATTTGGCGGGTTGATGCACAGAAAGCGATAACGCTTTGTGAGACTGCCGTGTCTGTTGTTGGACTGGATCGGGTTATGATTGCGCCATCGTGCTCTTTGCTTCACACGCCGGTGGATCTGGATGAAGAAACGGCCTTACCTGCTGAAGTAAAAAATTGGATGGCTTTTGCACTGCAAAAATGCCGGGAAGTACGGATGATTGCCGATGCAGTACGCGGCCATGGCGATCCCGTGTTACTGAAGGAGAATGCCGACGCTTGGGAAGCTCGGAGAAATTCGACTTCCATTCGAAACGATATTGTTCGTCAACGAGTGGAAAATATGACGCCTGATATGTTGTGTCGCCATACCCCTTACGACCAACGCCGGACCGTGCAGCGTGCACTCCATGGTTTGCCCTTGCTCCCGACGACAACCATCGGGTCTTTTCCGCAAACGACAGAGATTCGGGCGACGCGGAGCCAATGGAAGAAAGGAGCGCTTTCGGTTGAGGAATACACGGAGACAATGCGCGGCTTCATTAAAGATGTCGTTGAGAAGCAGGAAGAAATCGGCCTGGACGTGTTGGTTCACGGAGAGCCGGAGCGCAACGATATGGTCGAGTATTTCGGTGAGCAATTGGATGGATTTTGTTTTACCAAGAACGGCTGGGTGCAGAGTTACGGAAGTCGATGTGTGAAACCACCTGTTATCTTTGGTGATGTGAGCCGTCCTGCTCCCATGACCGTAGAATGGACACGATATGCTCGATCCCTGACACAAAAGCCCATGAAAGGGATGC of the Desulfovibrio inopinatus DSM 10711 genome contains:
- the metE gene encoding 5-methyltetrahydropteroyltriglutamate--homocysteine S-methyltransferase → MLTHTLGFPRIGRHRELKKAVESFWRGERTAADLTATCKELRITHWKEQRDAGIDIITVGDFSLYDSMLDTAAMVGCIPERYGWNGESVELDTYFAMARGESERGMTAMEMTKWFDTNYHYIVPEFTQNQIFSLSCEKLFHEIEEARVEHKRVKAVLPGPFTFLRLGKAVGSPFDTMSLLPGLLDVYSEIIHRLSSVCEWIQLDEPVLALNLPQELVPQFRQAYMNILQQARPAKVMLSTYFGAISHNRSFVSQLEIDALHLDCVRAPEQLEFMLPELAPQTCLSLGVVDGRNIWRVDAQKAITLCETAVSVVGLDRVMIAPSCSLLHTPVDLDEETALPAEVKNWMAFALQKCREVRMIADAVRGHGDPVLLKENADAWEARRNSTSIRNDIVRQRVENMTPDMLCRHTPYDQRRTVQRALHGLPLLPTTTIGSFPQTTEIRATRSQWKKGALSVEEYTETMRGFIKDVVEKQEEIGLDVLVHGEPERNDMVEYFGEQLDGFCFTKNGWVQSYGSRCVKPPVIFGDVSRPAPMTVEWTRYARSLTQKPMKGMLTGPVTILCWSFVRDDQPRSMTCTQIAFAIRDEVHDLERSGVDIIQIDEPALREGLPLRDEDKAEYLRWAVDCFRLAANGVDDGTQIHTHMCYAEFNEILGAIVEMDADVISIEASRSGMELLEAFREFQYPNEIGPGVYDIHSPRVPGVAEMEGLLRRAIAVIPVQRLWVNPDCGLKTRGWSEAHAALKNMVEAARIVRGSMI